Proteins encoded within one genomic window of Natator depressus isolate rNatDep1 chromosome 1, rNatDep2.hap1, whole genome shotgun sequence:
- the CENPM gene encoding centromere protein M isoform X1 has product MSLVRPFDKLPTLNSAAILQLVGTDERRQQQLAEAILKEKKNFKINIHVATSLPLPAERDHVRPRINLIAFMINMQSKHSLRNVEASLSHIDANFFLGKVCFLITGVGRMNHCSVEMNAVRKLGNLYCSPVLFCELDDEKRKTCCRRATNGTGPEDRPQAGHRRGTPAVAAALHVQRKKHGRVLSAGAPAAAHPLGSSCAPQFGDH; this is encoded by the exons ATGTCGCTAGTGAGGCCCTTCGATAAACTCCCGACGCTCAACTCGGCCGCTATCTTG CAGTTGGTGGGCACGGATGaaaggcggcagcagcagctcgCAGAGGCAATtcttaaggagaaaaaaaacttcaagATAAATAT CCACGTGGCAACCTCCCTCCCTTTACCTGCTGAGAGAGATCATGTCCGGCCCCGGATTAACCTGATTGCCTTTATGATTAACATGCAAAGCAAACACAG TCTTAGGAATGTTGAAGCTTCACTATCACACATAGATGCCAACTTCTTCCTCGGGAAAGTGTGCTTCCTCATCACAGGAG TTGGTAGGATGAATCACTGCAGCGTAGAAATGAATGCTGTCCGGAAACTGGGAAACCTCTACTGCAGCCCTGTCCTATTCTGTGAGCTGGAT GATGAAAAGCGGAAGACCTGCTGCAGGCGTGCAACCAACGGAACAGGACCAGAAGACCGGCCGCAGGCGGGCCACCGGAGGGGAACACCAGCTgtggcggcagctctgcacgtccaaaGAAAAAAACATGGCAGAGTGCTGTCCGCTGGTGCTCCTGCTGCCGCGCACCCTCTGGGATCATCTtgcgcaccccagtttggagaccactga
- the CENPM gene encoding centromere protein M isoform X4, whose product MSLVRPFDKLPTLNSAAILLVGTDERRQQQLAEAILKEKKNFKINIHVATSLPLPAERDHVRPRINLIAFMINMQSKHSLRNVEASLSHIDANFFLGKVCFLITGVGRMNHCSVEMNAVRKLGNLYCSPVLFCELDSEGIRVATAQRLLRMLQICAGHVPGVSALFFSSLMKSSIDE is encoded by the exons ATGTCGCTAGTGAGGCCCTTCGATAAACTCCCGACGCTCAACTCGGCCGCTATCTTG TTGGTGGGCACGGATGaaaggcggcagcagcagctcgCAGAGGCAATtcttaaggagaaaaaaaacttcaagATAAATAT CCACGTGGCAACCTCCCTCCCTTTACCTGCTGAGAGAGATCATGTCCGGCCCCGGATTAACCTGATTGCCTTTATGATTAACATGCAAAGCAAACACAG TCTTAGGAATGTTGAAGCTTCACTATCACACATAGATGCCAACTTCTTCCTCGGGAAAGTGTGCTTCCTCATCACAGGAG TTGGTAGGATGAATCACTGCAGCGTAGAAATGAATGCTGTCCGGAAACTGGGAAACCTCTACTGCAGCCCTGTCCTATTCTGTGAGCTGGAT TCTGAAGGAATCCGAGTTGCAACAGCTCAGCGGCTGCTCCGGATGTTGCAGATCTGCGCTGGTCACGTGCCAGGGGTTTCTGCTCTCTTCTTCAGTTCTTTGATGAAAAGCTCCATTGATGAGTAA
- the CENPM gene encoding centromere protein M isoform X2 has translation MSLVRPFDKLPTLNSAAILLVGTDERRQQQLAEAILKEKKNFKINIHVATSLPLPAERDHVRPRINLIAFMINMQSKHSLRNVEASLSHIDANFFLGKVCFLITGVGRMNHCSVEMNAVRKLGNLYCSPVLFCELDDEKRKTCCRRATNGTGPEDRPQAGHRRGTPAVAAALHVQRKKHGRVLSAGAPAAAHPLGSSCAPQFGDH, from the exons ATGTCGCTAGTGAGGCCCTTCGATAAACTCCCGACGCTCAACTCGGCCGCTATCTTG TTGGTGGGCACGGATGaaaggcggcagcagcagctcgCAGAGGCAATtcttaaggagaaaaaaaacttcaagATAAATAT CCACGTGGCAACCTCCCTCCCTTTACCTGCTGAGAGAGATCATGTCCGGCCCCGGATTAACCTGATTGCCTTTATGATTAACATGCAAAGCAAACACAG TCTTAGGAATGTTGAAGCTTCACTATCACACATAGATGCCAACTTCTTCCTCGGGAAAGTGTGCTTCCTCATCACAGGAG TTGGTAGGATGAATCACTGCAGCGTAGAAATGAATGCTGTCCGGAAACTGGGAAACCTCTACTGCAGCCCTGTCCTATTCTGTGAGCTGGAT GATGAAAAGCGGAAGACCTGCTGCAGGCGTGCAACCAACGGAACAGGACCAGAAGACCGGCCGCAGGCGGGCCACCGGAGGGGAACACCAGCTgtggcggcagctctgcacgtccaaaGAAAAAAACATGGCAGAGTGCTGTCCGCTGGTGCTCCTGCTGCCGCGCACCCTCTGGGATCATCTtgcgcaccccagtttggagaccactga
- the CENPM gene encoding centromere protein M isoform X3, with the protein MSLVRPFDKLPTLNSAAILQLVGTDERRQQQLAEAILKEKKNFKINIHVATSLPLPAERDHVRPRINLIAFMINMQSKHSLRNVEASLSHIDANFFLGKVCFLITGVGRMNHCSVEMNAVRKLGNLYCSPVLFCELDSEGIRVATAQRLLRMLQICAGHVPGVSALFFSSLMKSSIDE; encoded by the exons ATGTCGCTAGTGAGGCCCTTCGATAAACTCCCGACGCTCAACTCGGCCGCTATCTTG CAGTTGGTGGGCACGGATGaaaggcggcagcagcagctcgCAGAGGCAATtcttaaggagaaaaaaaacttcaagATAAATAT CCACGTGGCAACCTCCCTCCCTTTACCTGCTGAGAGAGATCATGTCCGGCCCCGGATTAACCTGATTGCCTTTATGATTAACATGCAAAGCAAACACAG TCTTAGGAATGTTGAAGCTTCACTATCACACATAGATGCCAACTTCTTCCTCGGGAAAGTGTGCTTCCTCATCACAGGAG TTGGTAGGATGAATCACTGCAGCGTAGAAATGAATGCTGTCCGGAAACTGGGAAACCTCTACTGCAGCCCTGTCCTATTCTGTGAGCTGGAT TCTGAAGGAATCCGAGTTGCAACAGCTCAGCGGCTGCTCCGGATGTTGCAGATCTGCGCTGGTCACGTGCCAGGGGTTTCTGCTCTCTTCTTCAGTTCTTTGATGAAAAGCTCCATTGATGAGTAA